The proteins below are encoded in one region of Paenarthrobacter ilicis:
- a CDS encoding MFS transporter: MAALRALRPFAHREFRVLISALSISIFGSGMWAVAMVYEVIHLGGGPLELSLVATAASVGLVAFVLAGGIAADRFPQRLLIIAVEGANLAVIAAVALLAMLNVLQLWHLAMGAFVLGMGQAFFFPAYSAMLPRILPAEDLLAANGMEGTVRPVLQQAAGPALAGILVASLTPAHAIAGVAICHFLAFAILNFLSRQSRLAEAPDAAAGGSGAEGKSSFFRDLKEGFTYTLRTPWLLWTLIWACSSVLFLIGPIEVLLPFVVRDQLGGDSRMFGFLLAIMGVGSASAALVTATLRLPRRYLTVMVVTWGLGSLPVVAIGFMTEFWMLGAAMVVFGATEGVGMVIWGTLLQRRVPRHLLGRISSLDFFVSLALMPVSMALAGPVAEVVPIWLIFFIAGLVCPIMAFVALFAARMTTDEIQNPLSSEPLEPETADTRPGAI; this comes from the coding sequence ATGGCTGCGTTGAGAGCGCTGCGACCCTTTGCACACCGGGAATTCCGGGTGCTGATTTCCGCGCTGTCCATTTCAATCTTTGGCTCCGGCATGTGGGCCGTGGCCATGGTGTACGAGGTCATCCACCTGGGTGGCGGTCCGCTGGAACTGTCCTTGGTTGCCACCGCGGCGAGCGTTGGCCTGGTGGCGTTCGTGTTGGCCGGAGGGATCGCGGCGGACCGGTTCCCACAGCGCCTGCTGATCATCGCCGTGGAAGGCGCCAACCTGGCGGTCATTGCCGCCGTTGCCCTGTTGGCCATGCTGAACGTGCTCCAACTGTGGCATCTGGCCATGGGCGCCTTTGTGCTGGGCATGGGCCAGGCCTTCTTTTTCCCGGCCTATTCGGCGATGCTTCCCCGCATTCTCCCGGCCGAGGACCTCCTGGCAGCCAACGGCATGGAGGGCACGGTCCGGCCCGTCCTCCAACAGGCGGCCGGGCCTGCGTTGGCCGGCATCCTGGTGGCGTCGTTGACGCCGGCGCACGCTATTGCCGGGGTTGCCATCTGCCACTTCCTGGCTTTTGCGATCCTCAACTTTCTGAGCCGGCAGTCACGCCTCGCGGAAGCGCCTGATGCAGCCGCCGGCGGATCCGGAGCGGAGGGGAAATCATCGTTCTTCCGGGATCTCAAGGAAGGTTTCACGTATACGCTGCGCACACCGTGGCTGCTCTGGACCCTGATCTGGGCGTGCTCGTCGGTGCTGTTCCTTATTGGCCCCATCGAGGTCCTCCTCCCCTTCGTGGTCCGGGACCAGCTGGGCGGCGATTCGCGGATGTTCGGTTTCCTGCTGGCAATCATGGGCGTGGGCAGTGCCTCGGCTGCCCTGGTGACGGCGACGCTCCGGCTTCCACGCCGGTACCTCACGGTGATGGTGGTGACGTGGGGTTTGGGAAGCCTGCCGGTGGTTGCCATTGGCTTCATGACCGAGTTTTGGATGCTCGGGGCAGCCATGGTGGTGTTCGGCGCCACGGAGGGTGTCGGCATGGTGATTTGGGGAACGCTCCTTCAACGCCGGGTTCCCCGGCATTTGCTGGGCCGGATCTCCAGCCTGGATTTCTTCGTTTCCTTGGCGCTCATGCCGGTATCCATGGCCCTGGCGGGCCCCGTCGCGGAGGTGGTTCCCATCTGGCTGATCTTCTTCATCGCC
- a CDS encoding LamB/YcsF family protein, with protein sequence MDLNADLGESFGSWTMGDDASMFTIVSSANVACGFHAGDPLTMLDSCRAAFDLDVRVGAHVGYRDLAGFGRRSLDMSFDELFGDVLYQLGALDGMAHAVGASVDYVKPHGALYNRIVQDAEQAEAVVAAVHAYDPGLPVLGLPGSAWLKLAEDAGHPVFHEAFVDRAYLPDGTLVPRSQEGAVLHDPAAVAAQAVRLATRKEVVAVDGSVVQVQADSLCIHGDTPGAVAMATAVRQALEQAGVEIEAFA encoded by the coding sequence ATGGATCTGAACGCTGATCTGGGCGAGTCCTTCGGCTCGTGGACCATGGGCGATGACGCCTCGATGTTCACTATTGTCAGCAGCGCCAACGTTGCGTGTGGTTTCCATGCCGGGGATCCCCTCACCATGCTGGACAGCTGCCGCGCGGCCTTTGACCTGGACGTCAGGGTTGGTGCCCACGTGGGCTACCGGGACCTGGCCGGGTTCGGCCGGCGCTCGCTGGACATGAGCTTTGACGAGTTGTTCGGGGACGTGCTGTACCAACTGGGTGCCTTGGACGGCATGGCCCACGCGGTGGGAGCGTCAGTGGATTACGTGAAGCCCCATGGCGCGCTCTACAACAGGATTGTTCAGGACGCCGAGCAGGCCGAAGCCGTGGTGGCAGCTGTCCATGCCTATGACCCCGGCCTTCCTGTTCTGGGACTGCCTGGCTCTGCGTGGTTGAAACTGGCTGAGGACGCCGGGCACCCGGTGTTCCACGAGGCCTTTGTGGACCGGGCATACCTGCCGGACGGGACGTTGGTTCCGCGCAGCCAGGAGGGTGCAGTCCTGCACGATCCCGCCGCAGTGGCAGCCCAGGCAGTTCGCCTGGCTACCCGCAAGGAAGTGGTGGCGGTGGACGGATCGGTGGTCCAGGTGCAGGCAGACTCCTTGTGCATTCACGGAGATACTCCAGGGGCGGTGGCCATGGCCACCGCCGTGCGGCAAGCTCTGGAACAAGCAGGCGTGGAGATCGAGGCGTTCGCCTAG